The stretch of DNA CTTGTCCCTCGACCAATTTCATCTAGGATAACTAATGATCGGTCTGTTGCGTTATGTAAGATATTGGCTGTTTCTGCCATTTCTACCATAAAGGTAGACATCCCTTTAGAAAGATTGTCTCCTGCCCCAATGCGTGTAAAAATTTTATCAATGATCCCAATATGAGCTGAGCGAGCTGGAATGAAAGATCCCATTTGCGCCATGATGACCAGTAATGCAATTTGGCGAATGTAGGTAGATTTCCCGGCCATATTGGGTCCTGTAAGGAGAATCATGCGAGTTTGAGCGCTATGCATTACGGTATCATTGGGAATAAAAGTTCCTCGATCCAGTAAAGTTAAGGCAACAGGGTGCATGCCTTTGGTAATGGATAGAGCATCGCTATGATCAACTAGAGGACGGCGATAATCATATTCTGCGGCTAGTTCTGCCAAAGATGCCACATAGTCCAAATCTGCGATTGCGGTAGAAAGCTTCAGAATCAGATCTCTCTGTTGCAAGATATAAAAACACAACTCCTTGAAAAGTTGAGTTTCTAAAGTTTGGAGCTTGTCTTCGACACTAAAAACTTCATCTTGGAATTGTTGAAGCTCTTGGGTGGTGAAACGCTCTGCATGTAGGCGAGACTGTCTGCGAATAAACTCTTTAGGAAGTTGGGGAGCAAGATTGCTAGCAACCTCAATGTAGTACCCTAGCGCTTGGGCATAACAGACTTTGAGCTTTTTAATATCTGTCTCTTGGCGAATGCGGTCTTGGTATTCAAGAATCCAAGATTTAGAGTTTTCTTTGAGATTCCTTAGTCGTAAAAGATCTTGATGGTGGTGATCAACAAAAATATTCCCATCGGAAACTTTTAAAGGAAGCTCTTCAAATAACTCGGTTGATAAAGTTTCTATTAGAGACTTTAAGGGCTGAGCAATTAGAAACTTATTTGAGAGAAATTCTGGGAGGGAGCAGTTTTGCAGATCATTAGCAATATGTGAGCAGGCAAGCAGAGAATCCCGAAGCATCCCAATATCCTTGGGGCTGGCTAAAGTTGTCGAGATCTTAGTAGCCAGACGCTCTAGGTCTCTTACACAAGATAAATGGCGTTTTACCTGTTTTCTAAGAGCTTCTTGCTGCAGGAAAAATTCTACACAATCCTGTCGGAGAGTAATTTCTTTTAGATCATAGAAGGGATTGATGAGGGTATTCCTTAACAGTCTGCCTCCCATTGGAGTGGAAGTCCGTTCCATGACTTGAAGCAAAGATCCTTTACCGTGTCCGCCATGAATAGCGGACAGTAACTCTAAATTGGTTTGAGATGCCTTGTCGATGAGCAAGTGCTTATGTTGCCCATAAATTTTGGGAATGGAAAGATGGGAGATCGGGAGAAGGAGTTTATCTTGAATATAGGAAAGAAGAGCACCAGCAGCATTAATAGCAGGAACTAATCCTTGCAGCCCAAATCCATCTAAAGAAGAAACTTGAAAGCAAGAATATAATTTTTTTGTTGCAGATTGATATTCAAAAGCCCAAGAAGCATATTCCGATAACGTGATGCGCAAGTGCTGTTGAAGCTGTTTTATAACAGCTTCATTTTTTTGATAAAATTTTGCATGGCTTAATAATTCAGAAGGAGCAAGGCGGCAGATCGCTTCAATAAGGTCTTTTGTGTTATCGTATTCTGCAACGAGGAAAGCCCCTGTTGACAGGTCTAAACAGGAAAGTCCGTATAAAGAGCCCACCTGATTGATGGCAACAATGTAGTTATTCGCTTTTTCTGGGAGCAAAGAAGATGATAACAGGGCTCCAGGAGTAATTAAACGGCTAATCGTTCGAGGTACGAGACCTTTGCCTCCTTCGACGTGGTCAGCTTGTTCTGCGATGGCCACCTTAAATCCTCTGCTCACCAAACGATCCACATAACCATCTAGATTAGCTGCTGGGATGCCGCTCATGGGAACGTTTTGTCGTTGGGTCAAAGTAATATCTAGATTTTGAGCTAAGACTAGGGCGTCATCAAAGAAAGCTTCGTAAAACTCTCCAAGGCGAAATAACAACAGACAATCACCAGCTTGCTCTTTGCACTGCTGCCATTGCTGCATCATTGGGGTTAGTTTTTGTGTCATAGCTTTATCTAGTATCGCGTGATCAAAAAAATTTTTTATTTTTTGGCAATAGGACAGGCTCTTGTTAGCCAGGGAACCTTCGACACGCAGAGTGTACAACGGTGCTGAATTTTTGGGGAATACAAGACTTCCGAGCGTAAAGTTCTTAAGCAAAAACACAATTGTCATAATGAAAAATAGTCTCGCATTTCCAAGAAAATCGCGGTGCGGTACCATGCATCTCGCTTATGGCTAGGGGAAGGCAGCGCATGTAACCATGCGTTTAGGCCTCTTATATTCTTGATAGAGATCATAAGAGAGAGGAGTAAATAAGGGAGGGGAGCTAGGCTAGTATGTATTACACAGAAGAGAGCTTAGAGACTCTAAAGCACAGTATCGATATTGTTAGCGTTCTTAGTGAATACGTGCATCTGAAGCGTAGTGGGGCGGATTATAAGGCATGCTGCCCTTTTCATGATGAGAAAACTCCATCGTTTATTGTGTACCCAACTAGAGGACATTACCATTGCTATGGATGTGGGGCACATGGTGATGCGATCAACTTTCTTATGAAGCAACAGGGGTATTCATTTTCGGAAGCTGTACTTTTTCTAGCTAAAAAGTTTCATGTTGACCTTGTTGTTAAAACAAAAATTCAAGAGCCCTCTAGCAAAGATTCGAAAGAATGTCTGCGTCGCATTAACAAGGAGGCTGAACGTTTTTTCCAATATTGTTTATTGCATTTGCCGGAAGGAGAAGAAGCATTAGCTTATTTATATAAGCGAGGGTTTTCTCCAGATACTGTAGACCGTTTTCAGATAGGGTACGCTCCTGAGCAAAAATTGTTTGTCCGAGCAATGGAAGAGAGGGGGATCTCTGTAAAACAGTTGGAGTGGGCAGGATATCTATCTAAAGATTGGTTTTTATTTGCTCAAAGAATCATGTTCCCTATTCAAGATTCCTTGGGTTATACAATCGGTTTTTCTTCTAGAAGATTTAAAGAAGGGGGACGAGGTGGAAAATATATTAATTCTCCAGAGACTATTTTATTTAAAAAATCTCGAGTATTGTATGGGTTGCAATTTTCGCGTAAACGCATAGCTAAAGAACGCAGGGTGATTTTAGTTGAAGGCCAGGCCGATTGTTTGCAAATGATCGATTTTGGTTTTAATTGTACTTTAGCTGCTCAAGGGACTTCTTTTACAGAGACCCATGTGAAAGAGCTTGTAAAATTGGGGGTCTCTAAAGCGTATTTGCTATTTGATGGGGATGCTGCTGGGGAGAAGGCTTCGTTGCGAGTTGGAGATCTTTGCCAGACAGCAGGGATTACCGCGATAGTTTGTCGGCTCCCTTCTGGGCAGGATCCAGATTCTTTTTTAATGCAGAAGGGGCCAGAAGAGCTACGGGAGTTATTAGATAGAGGAGAGGATTATCTTTCGTTTCTTGTCTGGCATAAGATTCGTTCTTATGAGCAGTTCACTCCTAGGGAAAAGGCTCGAGTAGTAGAAGAGGTAATTCAACAGGTTCGGCATTGGGGAAGCCCTATTACCATTCATGAATACCTTAAACAATTAGCTTCTTTGGTTAAAGTGCCAGAACCTGCAGTTTTTAGTTATCTTTCCTCTATTACGTCTGCTGAAGAGAAAGGAAAAAAGGCTGTAGCGAAAAAGGAGCCTTCTGATCATGGGTCTTCTTCAGAAACCCCTCCAGAAAAGAAAGTTTCAAAAAAAATTTCTCCAGGAATGATTCTAGAAGCAGACGTAATCCGGTGTTTGTTATTTGCTAAACCCGAAGAGGAGTTTGTGCCAGCAACTGTGAAGCACTATCTTTCTCCTGAACAGTTTCATTGTGCAGAATATCGATCTATCTTTGTCATGGCTATGAATCACTACAATGAAAGACAGGCATTGCCTTCTATGGATGATATGATGGCTTTGGCTTGGGGGACTGAAGCGATGTCGCTTCTTGTGGACAGACGTATGAATACGGAACTTATGCGGGATATTGTTGTACAATCGATTCAAAAATTATTAGACAAGCATTGGCGAGATAAAAAACGAAAATTATGCCAGCAGACAGGGAAAGGATTGGATTCTTTGCAAGAATATGTTCGCCTTACTGAGGAGAGGGTTACAGTCTCTCTGGTTTTTGATAAAGAATCCTTTAATCTTTAAGATTAAACGTTGATTATTAGTTTGTTTTATTATAAAATTTTGAAGCTTTAATTCTCTTTTTGTTGGTTTTTATGAGAAGTCTTCACTTTTTATTAACCGCATTTACATTTTCTTTGTTTTGTGGGGCGGCTTTAACCGCTTCGTCTCCTAAGGCCTTGAGTTTTGTTGCTTCGGAAGCCGCGGGGACAGCCCTTGCGCGCCCTTCTTCTGTCTCTTCGCTACTAGATTCTGCTCATGAAGTGATTAAGAGTGCTGGATTGGGATTCGGTTCCACTTGCATTCTAAACGAATTACAAAGTTTACAGAGTCAGGAATTGGAGGGATTGCTCGCTTCTCAGGAAAGAATTTAGTTTTCCACTTCTTATTTAAGCAGCTATTTTTGTCGCATTGTGATAGCCTTGATCGAAAAAATTTTTTGTTTGAGTAGAAGAGGAGTTTTCTTATGCGATTCTTGTTGGCCTTATTCTCGCTGATTCTGGTTCTTCCTGCAACTGAGGCTTTCTCACAAGAGGACAAACCGCATCAACAAGAAGCAGAGGAGGACTTGTGTGGGCAGAGAAAGGATACTTGTGTATTTTATAGCTACGAGAAAGCTCTACAACATGCAAGAGAGTGCGACAAACTCACTTTGGTTGTGTTGTTAGATCGTTCCGAAGGGTGTTCTTTTGAGCCTCTTTTTGAAGTAGCCACTTCTATGGAGGATTCTTTATTAGCAGCATTTGCTGATTTTGTAGTTCTTGCTAAATCGGGAGCAGTTCCGCTTATTTATCCTCCGGTTCAAGATCCTATGATTGGGGAGATTGATGCTTTTCTAGCCGCTTTCCCTGGTCAAGAATTCCCAGAGCAGCCCGCGATAATCACAATTGCTGTTGGAGACTCTTCTGTGGAGGTCATGGACGTTACCTTAATTCCCCAGACGATAGAATAAAAGGTCTAAAAAGCCCTCTTTTTATAAAAGGAGGGCTTTTTCTTTGCGGAATATTTCTCTCTTGCTTAGAGAACATCCCAAGCATAAAAACCAAAACATTTTTGAGCGTCTACTAGCAACGCTATGCGTTGATTCCGAATATTTTCATTGTCATCCGCAACACGTACAGAGTCTAAAAAGGCTTCGGTGCTTTGAGACAAATCTTTTAGATGATACAGGTACTCTCTGGAGCTAATTGGAAGAGAGGCTGTTTCTTTTGTAAAATTCTCCAAAGCTTGTTTGAAAGAAACATCTTCTAAAGTTTGTAGAGAGAATACGGATTCTGTAATAGAGAACGACAAAGAGGCTAGAATTTTTTTCAGCCGATTGTGTGTGGCTGCAATGGTTTCTAGAGTTTGCGTGTTCTTAAGTTCCTGGATCGCCAGAGCGCTTTGGATAATGATTAAAGGATTTTTCGGGCTTTGTTCAGTAAGGACTAAAGCAATAATGTCTTTGGCAAATCCTAGAGAGGATAAAATAGTTTTTAATCGTCCCCAAACAAAAGAACAGAGTTTGTGCAGGACTTCATCAGGCGACCACTCCACATTGGGAAGATTACAAGGGAAATGTCGAATAAGGCGAGAAAATAGCTCAACTATGTCTACAGAACTCTGTGTTGTGTGGAGCAGGGTGAGAATCTCTAGCGATTGCCTGCGCAAAGCATAAGGATCTCGGGAAGATGTGGGGCACAGTCCAAGAATAAAACAGGAGAGTAGATTGTCTGCTCGGTCAAGAATACTTAACAAAGCTCCTGTTGTTGAGATGTTGGAACCTAGGGTAATGTGCTGCAGATGTTCCCCGATAGCTATTGCTGCGGCTTTAGGTAGAGCTGCATTTTGCAGGTAGTATTTCCCCATAACTCCTTGTAATTCGGGAAACTCATTGACCACGGAAGATACGAGATCTGCTTTGCAATAGTGTATGGCAATGTCGATATCTTCTTTTGCACATAAAGGGAGAAGCGGGAAGGCTTCTTCTAAATGCTTTTTCAAGCGAGCTGTTTTCTCTGCTAAACTCCCCAAGGCATCAAAATACGTGACGGACTCTAGTTTCTTTACAAAAGAGTCCAGAGGAGTTTGGAGATCAAGCTTAAATAGGAAATTTCCATCCGTTAGACGTGGCGCCAAGGCCTTTTCATTCCCCTCAATCATGATATCGGTCGGAGAGTTATCACAAACAATTAAAAATCGATTGGTTATTTGGCCTTCTAAGTTTTGAATAGGGAAATAACGTTGGTGCTGAATCATTTCCGCTATTAACAGTTCTTTAGGAAGAGAACAGAAATCTGGATCAAATTGGGCGCAGATCACAAAAGGATGCTCTGTTAGAAAGACGTTTTCTTCTATGAGATGCTCTGGAGCTATGGCTTCGGTTTGATTTCCTGTGAAATTTTGCAGCCCCTGCTCAATAATAGATCGACGTTCTTTGTGAGAAACGATCACGCAGGCCTCTCGCAATGTATCGATGTAGGCTTTGCTAGATGAGATGGTTAACTGACGGTTATCTAGCTGTCGGTGTCCCCAAGAAAGGTTACCGGATGCAACGAATCCTAGAGAAAAAGGAAGAATTTGATCTCCATATAAAGCAACTAACCAACGAATGGGTCGAGCATATTCGACGCCTCCGTTATCCCAAGTCATTTTTTTGGGGAACTGGATCGCCTGAATCAATAAAGGAAGTTCGTGCGCAAGAATAGAAGCGGTTTCTTTACGCTCTTCGGGTATGACAAGAAATAGGTAATCGATCCCTTTAATGGAACGGACGCGGCAGACGGTAGAAGATTGATCTAGAGCACTTCGATGAGAAATGGATAATCCGTGAGAGGCAAAGAACTGTTCTCCTTGAGAAGACAGGGATCCGTTCTCTTCAAATAATAGGGAGAGGGGAGGCCCTTTTTTCTCTGTTTCCGGACGAATGGTTACATGGCTCAGGCCTTGTATACGTAAAGCTAATCGTCGAGGAGTTCCCAGTACTTCCAAGTGCTCATAGGAGATGTTATGTTCCGCGAGAAGTTTTTTGGCTAAAGATTCAAGTTGTTGAATTCCAATGGGAACAAAGGATGCAGGGAGTTCTTCACTTCCAATTTCCAGCAAAAAGTCTTCATTTTGGCTGACATGAGGAATCGGTCTAGGTGTTGCCTTCGGAGAGGAAGGAAGCGTTTTAAGAAGAGGGAATCCGAGAGATTCTCTCCACATTACGTATTTATCTGCAACAGCGCGTGCTAATTGGCGAATCTTAGCAATGTAGCGCGTGCGCTCGGTAACAGAAATCACTCCTCTAGAGTCAAGCATATTAAATGCATGGGAGGCTTTAATGACAAAATCATAAGCAGGGAGAGGGAGGCCTTGATCTAATGTAGCCAAAGCTTCGGCAGCGAAGTCTTCAAAATGTTTTAACCACATGGAGGTGTTGGCGGTCTCAAAATTATATTGACTCCAGACTTGTTCTGCATGGCGAGTAATATCCCCATAGGTTAAGGAATCATTCCACATCACGTCATAGACAGAATTTTTTTTCTGCAGATACATAGCGATCCGCTCAACACCGTAAGTAATTTCTCCGCTAATCGCATCTAGCGGTTTACTTCCTACAGCTTGGAAATAGGTGAGTTGGGTAATTTCCATGCCATTTAACCATACCTCCCATCCCAGCCCCCAGGCTCCAATCGTAGGATTTTCCCAGTCGTCGTGGACGAAACGAATGTCGTGGTCAACTAAATGTAAGCCAATGACTTTGAGAGACTCTAGATAAAGAGAGAGAAAATTTTCGGGGACAGGTTTAAGGATGACCTGCAATTGGTGGTATTTTTGTAGGCGATTAGGATGTTGTCCATAACGGCCGTCCTGCGGACGTCGAGACGGTTCAACATAAGCTGTTTTAAAAGGTTCCGGGCCTAGGGCGTGAAGAAAGGTAGCAGGGTTGAATGTCCCCGCCCCAACTTCCAAATCATATCCTTGATGAATGATGCATCCTTGTTCGCTCCAAAAACGTAGAATGGCCGCTATCATGGCTTGAAGAGTTAAAGGTTGTGAGGACATAAAAAACTCCTAGATATCTGAGAAAAGGAATCGCTATGCGTATGTGGATACGGCAGAAACGGGGCCGACTCTTTTGAAGAATCTCCGGATTCCTAGAGGAACATACTAGTGGAAGCTCTATTAATTGAACAAGGCGAGAAATATCCTAGTGATAGGAGAAAAGAACGGCGTTAGGCATAGTGTTATCGACAGGTTTTTTTTTAATTTCATAAGAATCGGTTTATTCTTGATCCTCGACCAGAAAAACTAGCGATAAATTCTAGAAATGCTAAGAATGAGAGAACTAAGAAAGAGTGCTTTTTTGAGAGAAGTTTTCCCTTTTTACAGAAGAGACACGACAAATGAGGCTGATTGGTGGTGCTCGAGGGAACAGACTTTTTCAAAAAAAAGATGTCTGGCGTGAAGCGCGCAGCGTGGTAGCGCTAAGCTTAGGGAATTCAAGGAATTCTTGAGGAACAGATGAGAGTGAGCTTACCAAACTGCCTGACAGTTTTTCGTCTATTCATCACACCGATTTTTATGATTCTTTATTTGAAAGGGAGATGGTTTGGTCTATCCGCAACAGTTTTGCCTTACGTTTTACTCTTTTTGCTCGTTATGGCTGAAATTACGGATGCTGTGGATGGATATATTGCGAGGAAATTTTCCCAGGTGACGGACCTAGGGAAGCTTCTAGATCCTATGGCAGATAGTGTGTATCGTATTTCGCTCTATCTGACGTTCACACAACCTCCTGTAAATCTTCCTCTCATACTTGTTTTTATTTTTTTAGCTAGAGATTCAGTGACAAGTACTTTGCGTATGTTGTGTGCGAGTCGAGGACAAGTGTTAGCTGCCAGAACAAGTGGAAAGTTAAAAGCTATTCTTCAGGCTATCAGTTTCTTTTTCATTATTTTTGCCATGTTTTTCTGTGCTAAAGGGATTATCTCTACGGATGATTTAGAGTTTTTTGCCACGATTGTCGTTTCTTTGGTCGCGTTTTACTCTGTGTGCTCTGGAGTAGAATATATTTGGGTAAATAAAAATCATTTATTACAGAAAAATGACTCGCTAGATAGCGAGTCATAGGCAAGGTTACTGTTTGTAAATTTCTACGTATTTATTGGCAGCGGTCTCTAAATCAGAGGAAAACTCTAAGCATGCGCGGACGATGCATTCCCACTTGTCTCGCTTGTTGCGGTAGGTGTCAACAGCCTCCGAAAGCATGTTGCGGAATTCGTGGAAATCATGAGGGTTATAGAAAGAAAAACCATTGACTCCATGAGTCACTGTGTCTGCTAATCCTCCTGTTGCTCTTACTAATGGCACTGTTCCATAGCGCATACCAATCATTTGAGTAAGTCCGCAAGGTTCAAACATAGAGGGAATGCAGATCATGTCTGCTGCAGCGAAAATTTGCCGCGCTAGTGCATCACTATAGGTTAAAAGAATGCGCACATTTGGGGAGGTTGCTAAAGATTCTTGTAGATTAGAGAATTCTTCCTGCAGTCGCTCTCCATAACACGTTCCTATGATGATCACAGTATAAGCATTTTCCATGGCGTGAAGGATCGCCTGCTTCATGAACTCCGGGCCCTTTTGCTCCGCGATTCTAGAAATGATGCATAAACAAGGAGATTTTTCTAAAGAAAGCCCTAAGGTTTCATAAAGAGCTTTTTTGTTTTCTGCTTTTGCTTCAAAGAAGGCAGGAGGGTTTTCAAAAAGTTCTTTGCTATAGTTTTTCGCTAAATTCGGATCGGTTTCTGGCCCCCAGATCGCAGGGTCTATTCCATTTAAGATTCCTCGAAGATGGTGTTGTCTAGCAGTAACGGCATCGTGGATCTCATAGTCTGAGTAATCTTGAAGGATTTCTTTAGCATATGTGGGAGAGACAGTGGTCACAAAGTCCGAACAATACAAAGCTCCTTTTAATAAGACACAGGTTTGTGGATCTCGAAATAGTTGGTAGTGGCTCAGATAAAATTCATTTAGAGACGAAGCCTCTAATATTTCTCGTGTTGTATACCCTCGGTAACCAAAGTTGTGTAAGGTAAGAACGATTTTTTGTAGCTGAGGGCAGGGTTGTTGTTTGAGTAATCCGGCGACTAATCCAACATGCCAATCATGCAAGTGAACAATGTCAGCACCTTCTTTTTGAATGTAAGCTGCAGCAGCGGCAGAAAAAGCACAAAAACGAAACGCATCATCATTTGTATAGATTGTTTTGGCTTCTTCAAATAATTCCGGCTGCGAGTCCAATTTGAGTAGAGTTATCTTAATCCCTTCATGAAAATAAGAGAAGGCAGTGGCTTCCTGTTCTCCAGCAAAAAAATAGGAAATTTTTTGAACGGAGCAAAGATCCTGTTCCTGGAGCGAAGTAAATAGTTGGGGGTATAAAGGGATAACTACTTCCGTGGTATGATTAGCTGCTAAAGCTTTTGCTAGTCCGTATAGTGCGTCTCCCAGGCCTCCGGCTTTGATGACCGGAGCAAATTCGATGGCTGTGTGAATAATCTTCATTAGCAGGTTTTTGTTTTTGTTAATTAAATTAACCTTTTGATTATTTTTTTTATAAAAAATAATCAAGGGGTTTTTTGTTGGAGTTAGTTGTTGGGTTGGAAAAGTTTTTTGGTTCCTTTTAGAAGGCCGTAGACTGCACACGTTTTCACATAAACGTAAAAAACTTTGGTTTTTGAGAATTTTTTCTACCGATAAAAAGGTTTCATAGTATACACTCGAACTCTTCTGTTGGGGTGTGGCCAAGCGGTAAGGCAGCGGTTTTTGGTACCGCGCATCGGAGGTTCGAATCCTTCCACCCCAGAAATGTCTTTTGCTCCCCCCTATGTCTGATTTAATATAGCTCTCTTCTCGAAAGGAGATTCTTGTTAGGACTATCCGAGGGAACAGAAGGCTTGATAATAATCAGAGGCTGCAAGTACCATGGTAGGCGCTTGCTCGGAGAGAAATTCTTCGTACGTGCCGTTTTAAGGCCGGCTGGTATAGCGCGTAGGACCGTTTATCCGGTTGAGGGAAAAAAAGCCCCAAAGGCCTTATCAAAGGCCTTTTAGCTCAAGGTAATGGAGAATAGCAATTTATGGAACTCGTAGTTCAACGTCGTGAGACTGATAAGAAGTCTGTTATTAAAAAAATCCGTCAGCAGGGTGGAATTCCAGCTGTTCTTTATTCCGGTGGAAAAAGCTTAGCCAATATTGTTGTTGATGCGCATGTTTTCAATAAGTTTCTTTCAACTTTAGAGAGTGGAGCTTTGGCGTCTACAGTCTTTACTCTTTCTTACGAAGGACGAGAAATCAAGGCTTTAGTTAAAGACATTCAGTATCATGTAACGACTTACGATGTGATACATCTTGATTTTGAAGAATTAGTAGAAGATCGCGAAGTTCGTTTGAATATTCCTATTCGCTGCATCAATACAGTGGACTGTGTTGGGGTGAAATTAGGGGGATCTTTGAGACAGGTGATTCGTTGCGTGCGCGTTGCTTGTAAGCCTAAGGATATTGTTCCATTTTTAGAATTGGATGTGCAATCTTTAGGACTTTCTCAGACATTAAAACTGTCGGATATTTGCATCCCAGAGGGGATTAGACCGGTTAAATCTCTCAAAGAAGTTGTAGTAACAGTAGCTCGACGATAAGATCTATTATTATGGTGAAGCTGGTTGTTGGCATAGGAAATCCTGGAAGACAGTATGTCTGGACAAGACACAATATAGGATTTCTTCTGTTGGACTTTCTGGCTTCTCGCTTTTCTTGCGAGTTTCGCGAAACTCCGCGTCTTTTTGCTTCGTTTGTGAAGGTGGATACAGCAAACGGAGCAGTTATTCTTATCAAACCCACAACTTATGTGAATCTTACAGGTAAAGCTGTTCTCGCTGCTAAAAAGTTTTTCTCTATTTCTGTAGAAGATATCCTCGTTGTTGCAGACGATATAAATAGGGAGTTCGGCTCTATACGCTTTCGACAGGATTGTGGTTCTGGAGGGCATAATGGAGTTAAGCATACCACGCAGTCTTTGCAAACTAATCATTACTGGCAATTACGGCTTGGGGTAGGAAGACCTAGTCCTCAGGCAGAAGGAGTTGCTGATTACGTGCTGTCTAATTTTTCTTGTAATGAAAAAGAGCAATTAAATGATTTTTTAGAAAAAGGCGTAGAAGAAATCTTGCCTTGGATAGGTTTTTAATTCAAAAAAGATTTGCTATTCGCTTTTTGAAAAAAAGTTCCTGAAAAATAATCAGTTTCGATAACATGGAGGCGCTTCTTATAGGGTAGCTATCCATAGTTATTGGAAGAAGCTAGGTCAAAGCTTAGGAGTTTTTAATGAAAAAAAAAACAGGCCAACTTTATGAGGGAGCCTATGTTTTTAGCGTGACGTTGAGTGAAGACGCTAGACGTAAGGCTTTAGAAAAAGTTACCTCTGGAATTACCAACTATGGTGGCGAAGTTCTGAAAATTCACGATCAGGGGCGCAAAAAATTAGCTTACACAATTCGTGGAGCTAGAGAGGGTTATTACTATTTCATTTACTTCACAGTAGCCCCAGAAGCCATTGCCGAATTGTGGAGAGAGTATCATTTAAACGAAGATCTTCTTCGATTTATGACTCTTAAAGCAACCGCTGTTAAAGAAGTTTTAGAATTTGCTACATTGCCAGAATAACAGTTAAGGAGAACGTATGAATAGACCTGTTCATAATGAACACAGAAGGAAGCGTTTCGCCAAGAAATGTCCTTTT from Chlamydia suis encodes:
- the dnaG gene encoding DNA primase; protein product: MYYTEESLETLKHSIDIVSVLSEYVHLKRSGADYKACCPFHDEKTPSFIVYPTRGHYHCYGCGAHGDAINFLMKQQGYSFSEAVLFLAKKFHVDLVVKTKIQEPSSKDSKECLRRINKEAERFFQYCLLHLPEGEEALAYLYKRGFSPDTVDRFQIGYAPEQKLFVRAMEERGISVKQLEWAGYLSKDWFLFAQRIMFPIQDSLGYTIGFSSRRFKEGGRGGKYINSPETILFKKSRVLYGLQFSRKRIAKERRVILVEGQADCLQMIDFGFNCTLAAQGTSFTETHVKELVKLGVSKAYLLFDGDAAGEKASLRVGDLCQTAGITAIVCRLPSGQDPDSFLMQKGPEELRELLDRGEDYLSFLVWHKIRSYEQFTPREKARVVEEVIQQVRHWGSPITIHEYLKQLASLVKVPEPAVFSYLSSITSAEEKGKKAVAKKEPSDHGSSSETPPEKKVSKKISPGMILEADVIRCLLFAKPEEEFVPATVKHYLSPEQFHCAEYRSIFVMAMNHYNERQALPSMDDMMALAWGTEAMSLLVDRRMNTELMRDIVVQSIQKLLDKHWRDKKRKLCQQTGKGLDSLQEYVRLTEERVTVSLVFDKESFNL
- a CDS encoding glycine--tRNA ligase yields the protein MSSQPLTLQAMIAAILRFWSEQGCIIHQGYDLEVGAGTFNPATFLHALGPEPFKTAYVEPSRRPQDGRYGQHPNRLQKYHQLQVILKPVPENFLSLYLESLKVIGLHLVDHDIRFVHDDWENPTIGAWGLGWEVWLNGMEITQLTYFQAVGSKPLDAISGEITYGVERIAMYLQKKNSVYDVMWNDSLTYGDITRHAEQVWSQYNFETANTSMWLKHFEDFAAEALATLDQGLPLPAYDFVIKASHAFNMLDSRGVISVTERTRYIAKIRQLARAVADKYVMWRESLGFPLLKTLPSSPKATPRPIPHVSQNEDFLLEIGSEELPASFVPIGIQQLESLAKKLLAEHNISYEHLEVLGTPRRLALRIQGLSHVTIRPETEKKGPPLSLLFEENGSLSSQGEQFFASHGLSISHRSALDQSSTVCRVRSIKGIDYLFLVIPEERKETASILAHELPLLIQAIQFPKKMTWDNGGVEYARPIRWLVALYGDQILPFSLGFVASGNLSWGHRQLDNRQLTISSSKAYIDTLREACVIVSHKERRSIIEQGLQNFTGNQTEAIAPEHLIEENVFLTEHPFVICAQFDPDFCSLPKELLIAEMIQHQRYFPIQNLEGQITNRFLIVCDNSPTDIMIEGNEKALAPRLTDGNFLFKLDLQTPLDSFVKKLESVTYFDALGSLAEKTARLKKHLEEAFPLLPLCAKEDIDIAIHYCKADLVSSVVNEFPELQGVMGKYYLQNAALPKAAAIAIGEHLQHITLGSNISTTGALLSILDRADNLLSCFILGLCPTSSRDPYALRRQSLEILTLLHTTQSSVDIVELFSRLIRHFPCNLPNVEWSPDEVLHKLCSFVWGRLKTILSSLGFAKDIIALVLTEQSPKNPLIIIQSALAIQELKNTQTLETIAATHNRLKKILASLSFSITESVFSLQTLEDVSFKQALENFTKETASLPISSREYLYHLKDLSQSTEAFLDSVRVADDNENIRNQRIALLVDAQKCFGFYAWDVL
- the mutS gene encoding DNA mismatch repair protein MutS, whose product is MTQKLTPMMQQWQQCKEQAGDCLLLFRLGEFYEAFFDDALVLAQNLDITLTQRQNVPMSGIPAANLDGYVDRLVSRGFKVAIAEQADHVEGGKGLVPRTISRLITPGALLSSSLLPEKANNYIVAINQVGSLYGLSCLDLSTGAFLVAEYDNTKDLIEAICRLAPSELLSHAKFYQKNEAVIKQLQQHLRITLSEYASWAFEYQSATKKLYSCFQVSSLDGFGLQGLVPAINAAGALLSYIQDKLLLPISHLSIPKIYGQHKHLLIDKASQTNLELLSAIHGGHGKGSLLQVMERTSTPMGGRLLRNTLINPFYDLKEITLRQDCVEFFLQQEALRKQVKRHLSCVRDLERLATKISTTLASPKDIGMLRDSLLACSHIANDLQNCSLPEFLSNKFLIAQPLKSLIETLSTELFEELPLKVSDGNIFVDHHHQDLLRLRNLKENSKSWILEYQDRIRQETDIKKLKVCYAQALGYYIEVASNLAPQLPKEFIRRQSRLHAERFTTQELQQFQDEVFSVEDKLQTLETQLFKELCFYILQQRDLILKLSTAIADLDYVASLAELAAEYDYRRPLVDHSDALSITKGMHPVALTLLDRGTFIPNDTVMHSAQTRMILLTGPNMAGKSTYIRQIALLVIMAQMGSFIPARSAHIGIIDKIFTRIGAGDNLSKGMSTFMVEMAETANILHNATDRSLVILDEIGRGTSTYDGLAIAQAVVEFLLFTEGKKAKTLFATHYKELTELEMHCQHVENFHAVVKENGGQPIFMYEIAKGHSKKSFGIHVAKLAGFPLSVVSRAQQILYQFEGPDLRPEPEKAQQLIMF
- the pgsA gene encoding CDP-diacylglycerol--glycerol-3-phosphate 3-phosphatidyltransferase, whose protein sequence is MRVSLPNCLTVFRLFITPIFMILYLKGRWFGLSATVLPYVLLFLLVMAEITDAVDGYIARKFSQVTDLGKLLDPMADSVYRISLYLTFTQPPVNLPLILVFIFLARDSVTSTLRMLCASRGQVLAARTSGKLKAILQAISFFFIIFAMFFCAKGIISTDDLEFFATIVVSLVAFYSVCSGVEYIWVNKNHLLQKNDSLDSES